A stretch of DNA from Parvularcula bermudensis HTCC2503:
TGCCCGACGCGCAGCGGCGGATATTCACCGCCACCCTCGTCAGGCCGGGCCGTGTATTGCTGAAGAGATCCCCCTCCCCCTGTCCCCGCCGCCGAACGACCGCGACCGACGGCGGCGGATGGCGGCCGACTGTGGGCTGCGTCGGGATCACGATGGACTGTCCCGCCTCAGTGCCTCCCTTGCGGCGACCTCGCCGACAACGGAAGGGGACCGCCTCTCCCTCCTGGCGGCCAAAATGATTGTCAGAGCGGCGCTCGACCGGGAGGAGAGCCGCGGGGCGCACCAGCGGACGGATTTTCCGCAGACCGCCATCCCCCACCACACCCTTACCCCCGGCGCCTAACCGCGTATCTCCTGCGCCAAAGGCGCCCAACTGAGCTGAGCCCGCCCATGCCCCCCCCTCCTCCTCTTCCCCTGTCCGTGATCACCCCCCTTATTCAGAAGGCGTTCAGCGAAGATTTCGGAGAGGTCGGTGATCTGACGACCGGCGCCACGATCGCCCCCTCGCAGATCGGCACAGCCAGGCTGTCGGCGCGAGAAAAAGGCATCGCGTGCGGGACGGAGATCGCGGCCCATGTCTTCCAGCTTCTCGACCCCGAAGTCACGATCCTCCGTCAGGTGAGCGATGGTACCCCGGTCAGTGCGGGAGACACGGTCCTGGAGCTATGCGGAAAGGCGACGAGCCTTCTCTCCGCTGAGCGCACGGCCCTCAATTTTCTAGGCCATATGATGGGGATCGCCAGCCTGACCGCCGCCTATGTCGAAGCGGTCGCCCACACACCGGCTCGCATTGCGAGTACACGGAAGACCCTGCCCGGTCTGCGCGCCATCCAGAAATATGCCGTTCAATGCGGCGGCGGCTTGGCCCATCGCTACGGTCTCCATGATGCGGTGATGATCAAGGATAATCACATCATTGCCGCAGGGGGCATCGGCCATGCCCTTAAGGCCATCAGGGCCAGGGTATCTCACACGGTGAAAATCGAAATCGAAGTCGATACGCTGGCGCAGCTCGAAGAAGTCCTGGCCGCGGGCGACGCCGACATCGTCCTTCTCGACAATATGTCTCAAGCAAGCCTCAGGGAGGCTGTGGCCTTGGTGAAAGGTCAACTCCTCCTGGAAGCCTCAGGAAATGTCAGCCTAGAGACCGTCGGGGCCATCGCCGAGACCGGCGTCGATGTCATCTCGTCGGGCCGATTGACCCATTCCGCCCCGAACCTCGATATCGGGATGGAATTGTCGACCGGCTAGCGCGGTGGCCCGCCGCGATCGCTAATTCAGTCCCGCATAACGGATGGTCCGTGTCGGCGTGTAGAAGATGTGATTGTCCACGACCGCTGTCTGATGCAGCTTTGGCGCCCAATATGGCGAAACATAATTGGCGTGATAGTTGAGGGCGCCCTTCGACAAGGGCAGGCGGAAGCCCCCCATAATGCTGGTCGCCAACGCCCTCGCCTGGCGCATGGCTTTTGGTTCCACCGGACGATTGAGAGAGCCATCGCAGGTGAACGAGAATTGGC
This window harbors:
- the nadC gene encoding carboxylating nicotinate-nucleotide diphosphorylase; this translates as MPPPPPLPLSVITPLIQKAFSEDFGEVGDLTTGATIAPSQIGTARLSAREKGIACGTEIAAHVFQLLDPEVTILRQVSDGTPVSAGDTVLELCGKATSLLSAERTALNFLGHMMGIASLTAAYVEAVAHTPARIASTRKTLPGLRAIQKYAVQCGGGLAHRYGLHDAVMIKDNHIIAAGGIGHALKAIRARVSHTVKIEIEVDTLAQLEEVLAAGDADIVLLDNMSQASLREAVALVKGQLLLEASGNVSLETVGAIAETGVDVISSGRLTHSAPNLDIGMELSTG